A window of the Vigna angularis cultivar LongXiaoDou No.4 chromosome 3, ASM1680809v1, whole genome shotgun sequence genome harbors these coding sequences:
- the LOC108324117 gene encoding gibberellin receptor GID1B produces the protein MTGTDEVNLSESKSVVPLNTWVLISNFKLAYNLLRRSDGTFNRELAEFLDRKVPANAIPVDGVFSFDHVDRNTGLFNRVYQVAPQKETRCNIIELEKPLSTTEIIPVIIFFHGGSFSHSSANSAIYDTFCRRLVSLCKAVVVSVNYRRSPEHRYPCAYDDGWAALKWVKSRKWLQCGKDSKVHVYLAGDSSGGNIAHHVAVRAAEEDIEVLGNILLHPLFGGEKRTESEKKLDGKYFVRLQDRDWYWRAFLPEGADRDHPACNPFGPKGKNLAGLKLPKSLVCVAGLDLLQDWQLEYVEGLKNCDQDVKLLYLKEATIGFYFLPNNDHFYILMEEIKNFVNSNC, from the exons ATGACTGGCACTGATGAAGTCAACCTCAGTGAATCTAAG AGTGTTGTTCCACTCAATACTTGGGTGCTTATCTCCAATTTCAAGCTTGCTTACAATCTACTAAGACGTTCTGATGGAACGTTCAATCGAGAGTTGGCGGAATTCCTCGACCGCAAGGTCCCGGCCAACGCAATTCCTGTTGATGGGGTATTCTCTTTTGATCATGTTGATAGAAACACCGGTCTATTCAATAGGGTGTATCAAGTAGCTCCTCAAAAGGAGACTAGGTGCAACATAATAGAGCTGGAGAAGCCCCTGAGCACCACAGAGATCATTCCTGTTATAAttttcttccatggtggaaGCTTCTCTCATTCATCTGCTAACAGTGCTATCTATGACACTTTCTGCCGCCGCCTTGTGAGCCTTTGCAAGGCTGTGGTGGTTTCTGTAAACTACAGGCGATCGCCAGAGCACCGTTATCCATGTGCCTATGATGATGGCTGGGCAGCCCTCAAGTGGGTTAAGTCCAGGAAGTGGCTTCAGTGTGGAAAGGATTCCAAGGTTCATGTGTACTTGGCGGGCGATAGTTCTGGTGGTAACATTGCTCATCATGTGGCTGTGAGAGCTGCTGAAGAAGATATTGAAGTGCTAGGCAATATTCTTCTCCACCCACTGTTTGGTGGGGAGAAGCGAACTGAGTCAGAGAAGAAACTGGATGGAAAGTACTTTGTGAGGCTGCAAGACCGTGATTGGTATTGGAGAGCTTTTCTTCCAGAAGGAGCAGATAGAGATCATCCAGCTTGTAACCCCTTTGGTCCCAAGGGTAAAAATCTTGCAGGTCTCAAGTTGCCCAAAAGTCTTGTTTGTGTGGCTGGTTTGGATCTTCTCCAAGATTGGCAATTGGAATATGTGGAAGGTCTGAAGAATTGTGACCAAGATGTCAAACTTCTTTACCTTAAGGAGGCAACTATCGGTTTCTACTTCTTGCCAAATAATGATCATTTCTATATCCTCATGGAGGAGATAAAGAACTTCGTCAATTCTAACTGTTAA